A window from Dehalococcoidia bacterium encodes these proteins:
- a CDS encoding metallophosphoesterase, which produces MLIGLLGDVHGRVLDAFRAIVALQHRIARRFDLVIQVGDMGAFPDMAQADGATFIHSALDPSEGDFARLLNPGAAESTEFRSLRRQLVAPIYFLRGNHEDFAWLDALPVDGTGTAAVDAYDLLRYVPDDTVIGLATLRIAFLGGVEEGRGADVISRAAYERLLSSTPGSLDLLITHQGPYGSSTGFRGDVQGSMLITALVDQIAPRWHVAGHAHTLVGPALHSGTVCLLLSALVPSRRWAPEARGLMQGCMAILDTDRGELSPVTGDWLSTFKTRHDAARAST; this is translated from the coding sequence GGTCGCGTACTCGACGCGTTCCGCGCCATCGTGGCGCTACAGCATCGAATCGCGCGGCGGTTCGACCTCGTCATCCAGGTCGGAGACATGGGCGCGTTTCCCGATATGGCGCAGGCCGATGGCGCCACGTTCATCCACTCCGCGCTCGACCCGTCCGAGGGTGATTTCGCGCGGCTTCTTAACCCGGGCGCTGCGGAATCCACAGAGTTTCGCAGCCTCCGCCGGCAACTCGTCGCTCCCATCTACTTTCTGCGGGGCAATCACGAAGATTTCGCGTGGCTCGATGCACTTCCGGTCGACGGCACCGGCACCGCTGCCGTCGATGCGTACGATCTGCTTCGCTACGTCCCGGACGACACCGTTATCGGGCTTGCGACCCTCCGCATCGCGTTTCTCGGCGGCGTCGAGGAAGGGCGTGGCGCCGACGTCATCTCTCGGGCGGCGTACGAACGGCTATTGTCCTCCACCCCGGGTTCACTCGACTTGCTCATCACCCACCAGGGGCCGTATGGAAGCAGCACGGGCTTCCGCGGCGACGTTCAGGGATCCATGCTCATCACCGCACTAGTCGATCAAATTGCGCCGCGATGGCATGTCGCGGGACACGCGCATACGCTCGTTGGCCCAGCGCTACATTCCGGTACGGTCTGCCTGCTGCTCAGCGCGCTCGTGCCGTCCCGCCGTTGGGCGCCCGAAGCGCGCGGACTCATGCAAGGCTGTATGGCGATCCTCGACACCGACCGTGGCGAACTCAGCCCTGTTACCGGAGATTGGCTCTCGACGTTTAAGACACGTCACGACGCTGCGCGCGCAAGCACCTGA
- a CDS encoding DinB family protein, whose translation MDAVTYAKTDLETAFGLFNTCAGGMDEAQYNWKPEGTCNSIAKSHVHALSSIDFFVITLIKGGQPSWAQVAQANGLPASPLEVWNYDGQISMDAIMDYGKNVQKAALDHVATMKDADLDREIETQFFGTKTAAWLMQLAGVHSVGHGGDIAAVKGMQGLKGLPF comes from the coding sequence ATGGACGCCGTTACCTACGCCAAGACCGACCTGGAGACCGCGTTTGGGCTGTTCAACACGTGCGCCGGCGGTATGGACGAGGCGCAGTACAACTGGAAGCCCGAGGGCACCTGCAACTCGATCGCGAAGTCGCACGTGCACGCGCTCTCATCGATCGACTTCTTCGTGATCACGCTGATCAAGGGCGGACAGCCATCATGGGCGCAGGTCGCGCAGGCGAACGGGTTGCCCGCCAGCCCGCTCGAAGTGTGGAACTACGACGGACAGATCTCGATGGACGCGATCATGGACTACGGCAAGAACGTCCAGAAGGCGGCGCTCGACCACGTCGCGACGATGAAGGACGCTGACCTCGACCGTGAGATCGAGACACAGTTCTTCGGCACGAAGACCGCGGCGTGGCTGATGCAACTGGCGGGCGTGCACTCAGTCGGTCACGGCGGCGACATTGCCGCTGTGAAGGGCATGCAGGGGCTCAAAGGTCTGCCGTTCTAA